TTATCTTCCTGTTTTTAATAGGATGCATGGCTGATCTTCATCGCGAATTGGACGTATAGGCTCCTTAAAAGGAAGGATAACTATGGCCTACGTCTACGTCAGCATCGGAAGCAACATTAACCGCGAACACCACGTCACAGAATCTCTCAAAGCATTGAATGACCGCTTTGCACCGCTGCACATTTCTAATTTCTACGATTGCGAGCCTGTCGGTTTCGAAGGGGATAACTTCCTAAACCTTGTCGTTGGGTTTCAATGTAACCTCCCTGTCGCAGAGTTGGTTCAGGTTCTACATCAAATCGAAGCAGAGAATGATCGCAAGCGTCAGACCAAAGCCTATGCTTCACGCACGATGGATATCGACATCCTTCTTTATGGTAATCAAGTGGGCGTTATCGATGGCGTAGAACTGCCTAGAGGTGAAATCACCGAGTACGCTTTTGTACTAAGACCGTTAGTCGATGTTGCCGCGCAAGAACGTCACCCCACTCTAGACATCTCATATCAACAGCTCTGGGAAAGCTTCGATCAGTTAAGTCAGAAAACCGAACCCATCCCGTTCGAGCTCAGTTTCACTTAGCCTTTCCATGACTGAAAAAAGAACGGCTGCAATAGGAACAACTGAACTTTTAATAACCTGAGATTTACTGATCTTTTCTTAAAACAAGCACGTAACTGACTTCACTTTCTAAGGATTGGACACTGTTATGAATCACAACGCCATTATCACCATTACAAACCTCAGACTAAGAACCTTCATCGGCTTCAACGAAGAAGAAAAGTCCAAGCAGCAA
Above is a window of Vibrio atlanticus DNA encoding:
- the folK gene encoding 2-amino-4-hydroxy-6-hydroxymethyldihydropteridine diphosphokinase, coding for MAYVYVSIGSNINREHHVTESLKALNDRFAPLHISNFYDCEPVGFEGDNFLNLVVGFQCNLPVAELVQVLHQIEAENDRKRQTKAYASRTMDIDILLYGNQVGVIDGVELPRGEITEYAFVLRPLVDVAAQERHPTLDISYQQLWESFDQLSQKTEPIPFELSFT